A window from Dioscorea cayenensis subsp. rotundata cultivar TDr96_F1 chromosome 10, TDr96_F1_v2_PseudoChromosome.rev07_lg8_w22 25.fasta, whole genome shotgun sequence encodes these proteins:
- the LOC120270012 gene encoding LOW QUALITY PROTEIN: serine/threonine-protein kinase OXI1-like (The sequence of the model RefSeq protein was modified relative to this genomic sequence to represent the inferred CDS: deleted 1 base in 1 codon), with protein MLHSSPAPTPEIDLTDLPAVAILGRGAKGVVFHVRSPSEPLALKAISRSSIELKTRSGAGSDDAYKRVWFERDVLLSLHHPLLPTLHGTVSTDKIIGFAIDRCSGGDLNSLRRRQSEHMFSDDIIRFYAAEMVLALEYLHGLGIIYRDLKPENVLIQDTGHIMLVDFDLSTKIPLRSPEPSSLLVPPSISPMKTKKKKKSPLLRCLSRNVNVSPETTDYPTASPASGNGDSGHGPGKSNSFVGTEEYVSPEIIAGKGHDYGVDWWSLGIVLYEMLYGRTPFKGENRKETFYRILSKSPELVGESTPLRDLIGRLLEKEPEKRIGCEGIKSHEFFRGVDWESLLLISRPPYIPSGVDWEDSTDFIDVEKVVEDVFGDISLNNNNNNNNNNNNNKAHKNDDFSGF; from the exons ATGCTCCACTCTTCGCCGGCGCCGACGCCGGAGATCGACCTCACCGACCTCCCCGCCGTCGCCATCCTTGGCCGCGGCGCCAAAGGCGTCGTCTTCCACGTCCGCTCCCCCTCCGAACCTCTCGCCCTCAAAGCCATCTCCCGCTCCTCCATCGAGCTCAAGACCCGCTCCGGCGCTGGCTCCGACGATGCCTACAAGCGCGTCTGGTTCGAGCGCGACGTCCTCCTCTCTCTTCACCACCCCCTCCTTCCCACCCTCCACGGCACCGTCTCCACCGACAAGATCATCGGCTTCGCCATCGATCGCTGCTCCGGTGGTGATCTCAACTCTCTCCGCCGTCGCCAA TCCGAGCATATGTTCTCCGATGATATCATCCG ATTCTACGCGGCGGAGATGGTGTTAGCTTTGGAGTACCTTCACGGATTGGGGATCATCTACCGAGATCTCAAGCCGGAGAACGTCTTGATCCAAGACACCGGCCATATAATGCTCGTCGACTTCGATCTCTCCACCAAAATCCCTCTCCGATCACCGGAACCCTCATCCCTCCTCGTTCCTCCATCCATTTCTCCCATgaaaacgaagaagaagaagaagtctccGCTTCTCCGATGCTTATCACGCAATGTAAACGTCTCACCGGAAACAACCGATTACCCAACCGCTTCACCAGCCAGCGGCAACGGCGACTCCGGCCACGGTCCGGGTAAGTCAAACTCATTTGTCGGCACAGAAGAGTATGTATCGCCGGAGATCATCGCCGGAAAAGGCCATGACTATGGCGTTGATTGGTGGAGCTTGGGGATCGTTCTCTACGAGATGCTTTACGGTCGCACGCCGTTCAAGGGCGAGAATCGGAAGGAGACGTTCTACAGGATCTTGTCGAAGTCGCCGGAGCTCGTCGGAGAGAGCACGCCGTTGAGAGACCTCATCGGAAGGTTGCTGGAGAAGGAGCCGGAGAAGAGGATTGGGTGCGAGGGTATAAAAAGCCATGAATTTTTCAGAGGGGTAGATTGGGAATCATTGTTGCTGATCTCGAGGCCGCCTTATATTCCATCAGGGGTAGATTGGGAAGACTCCACGGATTTCATTGatgttgagaaggtcgttgaggACGTCTTCGGCgatatttctttaaataataataataataataataataataataataataataaagcacacaaaaatgatgattttagtgggttttga